GCGGCCGCAACTGTCGTCGCACAATGCCGCGCCGGATTTTCGTTCGGCGATTGCGTTCTATCCGGACTGCCGCGTCTCCTCCGGCCTCGGCTGGAGCGCGCGGGTGCCGACGCTGCTCCTGATCGGCGCGAAGGACGACATCAGTTCGCCATCCGCCTGCCGCGCGATGATCGACGGCGCGCGCGGCCGCAGCGCGCTGACGCGGATCGAAATCTATCCCGGCGCGTCCCACGATTTTGATCGTCCCGATCTGCCGCCGCACGCGGTCGGCAGCGGTGGCGCCGATGCGGCATCGCCGGAACGCGGCCATAGCGCCACCGACGCCGAAGCGCGATCGGACTCGCAGGCGCGCGTTGCCGCGTGGCTGGCGCGCTAAATCTAGAACAGGCTGCCCTGATCGATCGGCTTGACCACGCGCTTGGCCGCCATCGTCTTCGCCTCGCGCGGCGCGGGCTTGGGCGCGCTGTCGGGCGCGGACGTTGCCGGCGGCCTATCGGAATCCGCGGTGGCGCCGACGCGGCCATCGGCGAATTCAATCGTCAGATGCGCGTTGGGTCCGACCGAGGCCGCCGCGTGCAAGGCGTGGCCGTGGGCATCGCGCACCAGGGCAAAACCGCGGGCGAGGACGCCGCGATAGGACAGCGCCGACAATAATTGGCCGCTATGCGCGACGCGTGCGTCCAGCCGCTGCATCGCCGTGAGCAGCGCGCGGCGGGCGCGTTCGGCGAGGCGCTGGGCACGTTCGCGGTCGCGCGCGATGGCGTTGCGCTGGGCCTGCGCGTTGGCGAGCTTCGAGGCCTTGAGCCTGACCTCCAGCCCCGCAAAGCGATCGCGGCGATGGCGCAGCAGCGCGCGGGTGGAAAGCCTGATGCGCTCGCCGGAAACCGTGAGGCGCTGCGTCGCCTGCGCGACCTGTCCGCGCAACACCTTCAGCGTCAACCCGGCGCTGGCTTGCGAGAAGCGGCGATGATGCGCGTGCGTATTGGCTTTCAGCCCGCGCGGCAGGGCGCCGGTCGCGCTGTCGAGCCGTTGCCTGGGGATAGCCAGCAGTTCGGCAGCCCCGGGCAGCGCGCGTGCGGCGGCGCGCAATTCGTTACGGCGGCCTTCCTGGCTGCGCTGCCAGCAGATCATCGTGCGCCGCGCCAGCGCGGTCACCTCGACGAACAATTCGCTGCGCACGGGCACCGCCATTTCGGCGGCTGCGGTCGGTGTCGGCGCGCGCTTGTCGGCGGCAAAATCGATCAGCGTAATGTCCGTCTCGTGGCCCACCGCGGATATCAGCGGGATCATGCTGTCGGCGGCAGCGCGAACCACGATCTCCTCGTTGAACGACCACAGGTCCTCCAGCGAGCCGCCGCCGCGCGCGACGATCAACAGATCCGGCCGTGGGATTTTGCCGCCCTCGGGCAGCGCGTTGAAGCCGCGGATGGCGGCGGCGACCTGTTCGGCCGAGCCTTCGCCCTGCACCTTGACCGGCCACACCAGCACCCGACGTGGAAAGCGATCCTGCAGCCGGTGCAGGATGTCGCGAATGACGGCCCCGGTCGGCGAGGTGACGACACCGATCACCTCCGGCAGCCACGGCAGCAACTGCTTGCGCGCCTCGTCGAACAGGCCCTCGGCGCCGAGCTTGCGCTTGCGTTCCTCCATCAGCGCCATCAGCGCGCCGATCCCGGCGGGCTCGATCGCTTCGATCACGATCTGGTATTTCGACGAGCCCGGATAGGTCGTGAGCTTGCCGGTCGCGATGACCTCAAGGCCTTCCTGCGGCTTGAAACGCATCCGCGAATGCACGCCCTTCCAGATCACGGCCTCGATCTTGGCGCTCTCGTCCTTGAGCGCGAAATAGCAGTGGCCGGAGGAGTGCGGCCCGCGAAAGCCGGAGATTTCGCCGCGCACCCGGACGTGCCCGTAGGTGTCCTCCACCGTCCGCTTCAGCGCCGAGGACAGCTCCGAGACGGTCAATTCAGGCGTGTTGGTCAGTTTTTCCGCTGCAGGCATGTCAACCGATTCGGGCATGGAGAGACCCGCGTAAAATAGGGATTTTTGGCCGTCCCGGATAGGGACGTTATCGGCGATCTTAGCACTCCGTCCGGAATGAACCCCTTGCAGATCAAGGCAGATTCGTGCGACCGACTGCGCTTCGAAACCCCGCATCCGGTCCACCCCATGAACATCCTTTTGCTCGGTTCCGGCGGCCGCGAACACGCCTTGGCGTGGAAGATTGCCGCTTCCCCGCTATTGACCAAGCTGTGGTGCGCGCCCGGCAATGCCGGCATCTCCAGGGAGGCCGAATGCGTCGCGCTCGATGTCGCCGACCATGCCGCGGTGATCGAGTTCTGCAAAGCCAACGCGGTTGATCTGGTTGTGGTCGGCCCGGAGACGCCGCTGGCGGCCGGGATCGTCGATGATCTCAGTGCCGTCGGCATCAAGGCGTTCGGCCCGAGCAAGCAGGCCGCCCAGCTCGAAGGCTCCAAGGGATTTACCAAAGACCTCTGCAGCGAATTCGATATTCCGACCGGCGCCTATCGCCGCTTCACCAATGCCAATGACGCGCTCGCTTACGTGCGCGCGCAGGGCGCGCCGATCGTGGTCAAGGCCGACGGGCTCGCTGCCGGCAAGGGCGTCGTCGTTGCCATGACCCTGCGCGAAGCCGAAGACGCGATCGCGATGATGTTCGAGGGCGGCTTCGGCGCCGCCGGCGCGGAAGTCGTGATCGAGGAATTCCTCTCCGGCCGCGAGATCAGCTTCTTTGCGCTGTGCGATGGCGAGACCGCGATCCCGCTCGCGACCGCCCAGGACCACAAGCGCGTGTTCGATCACGATGAGGGTCCGAACACCGGCGGCATGGGCGCCTATTCGCCGACGCCGTTCGTGACGCCTGAGGTGCATGACCAGATCATGTCGCGGATCATTCTGCCGACGGTCGTTGGCATGAAGCAGCGCGGCATGCCGTTTCGCGGCATCCTCTATGCCGGCGTGATGCTGACGGCGCAGGGGCCGAAGCTGTTCGAATACAATGTCCGCTTCGGCGATCCCGAATGCCAGGTGCTGATGCTGCGGATGATGTCCGACATCGTGCCGGCATTTCTGGCGTCCTGCGACGGCCAGTTGAAGAACTTTGATCTCCGCTGGTTTCCCGATCCGGCGCTCACGGTGGTGATGGCGGCCAAGGGCTATCCTGGCGACTACGCGAAAGGCACGCGCATCGAGGGGCTCGATGACGCCGCGAAAATCGAAGGTGTCGAAATCTTCCACGCCGGCACGGTGGCAAAGGATGGCGCCATTCTCGCCAATGGCGGCCGCGTGCTCAACGTCTGCGCGATGGGCAAGACCGTGCTTGAGGCGCAACAGCGCGCCTATGCAGCGGTCGACCGCATCAAATGGCCGGATGGATTTTGCCGTCGCGACATTGCCTGGCAGGCGGTGGAGTTGGAGAGGGGCGGCTAGCTCTCCGTCATTCCGGACGACGCGCGTTGCGCGTCGATCCGGAATCTCGAGATAGTCTTGCGCTTATTCGGCTCGAGATTCCGGGTTCGGCGCGAAACGCCGCCCCGGAATGACGAACTGGACCTACAGCAAATCCCCACCCACCGCGCTCGCCGTGGTGCCGTGCTCGCGGAACGCCTTGATGACGTTCTTGCCGATCTTCCACCGGTGCACTTCGTCCGGACCGTCGACCAGCCGCTGCGCACGCACCTGAGTGTACCATTTGGCGAGCGGCGTATCCTGGGAAAAGCCGAGGGCGCCGTGGAGCTGGATCGCGGTGTCGATCACCTTGTGCACCATATGGGCATGGAAGATCTTGGCGATCGAGTTCTCCTGCCTTATGTCCATGCCCTTCTCCGCCTTGTAGGCGATGTGCAGCAGCATCAGCCGGCCGATATAGAGCTGTTCGGCACAATCGGCGAGCATGAACTGGACGCCCTGGCGATCAGCGAGCAGCACGCCGAAGGTCGAACGTTTGGTGATGTGGGCCACCGCCATGTCGAGTGCGCGCTGGGCCTTGGCGACGTTGTGCATGCCGTGGCGCAAGCGGCCGTAGGCGAGGCGGTGCTGGCCCATGTTGAAGCCGTTGCCTTCGCCGCCGAGCAGATTGTCGGCCGATACTTTCAGATCCTTGATCTCGATCTCGGAATGACCGCCGTGCAGCACGTCGTCATGCGGGCCTTCAATGGCCATGTTCGCGACATTGCGCTTGATCTTGTAGCCGGGGTTCGGCAGCTCGACGATGAAGGTGGAATATTGCTGGTGGCGCGGCGCGTTCGGATCGGTCTTGGCCATCACCAGCGCCATGTCGGCAACGCTGGCGGAGGACGAGAACCATTTTTCGCCGTTGAGAACGTAGTTTTCGTTGCCGTCCTTGACGGCGGTGGTCTGCATGCCGGTGGCGTCGGCGCCGGCGGCCTTCTCGGTCATCGAGAAGCAGATGCGCTTCTCGCCGTTGAGCAGCGGCTTGAGGAATTTTTCCTTCTGATAGTCGGTGCCGTGCTCGAGAATGGTCATCATCGAGGCGTCGTCGGGGCCCTGCGTGTTCATCGAGAGCGCGCCGAGCATGCTCTCGCCGAGCTCCATCTGCACCAGCGCGTTGGCGAGCGGGCCGAGGCCCATGCCGCCATATTGCTTCGGCACGAACGGGCACCACAGGCCCTGCGCACGGGCCTTGGCCCGCAGCGGGCCCAGCACCTCGGCGAGCGGCTTGGTGTCGAGCTCCTTTTCCGCGGGGATGCAGTGATCATGCACCCATGTGCGGACCTTCTCGCGGATCGCCTTGGCTTCCGCCGGGATTTCGAAATCGATCGACATTGCATTTCCTCGCTTTTGGTTCTTGTTGGCCGGGCTTGACGGATGGCATAACGCTGGGACGTGCCAGCGGCAACGCCAAACAATGTTTAAAGCAATAGCGGTCGCAGCCCTTCCGCCTGCGGCGCCGTCTTAGGCCGCCAGGGAGTGCCATCGATGCCCGATCTTGCCGATCTGTTTCCCGGATATGCCTCAGAATGGATCAATACCAGCGCGGGCCGCATCTTCGCCCGCGTCGGCGGCAAGGGGCCGCCGCTGTTGCTGCTGCACGGCTTTTCATCGACCCACGTGATGTGGCACACGGTCGCACCGAAGCTGGCCGACAGGTTCACCCTCATCATCGCCGACCTGCCGGGTTATGGCTGGTCGGATATGCCCGACAGCGACAAAGACCACACGCCCTACACCAAG
The Bradyrhizobium sp. KBS0727 genome window above contains:
- the xseA gene encoding exodeoxyribonuclease VII large subunit, whose protein sequence is MPAAEKLTNTPELTVSELSSALKRTVEDTYGHVRVRGEISGFRGPHSSGHCYFALKDESAKIEAVIWKGVHSRMRFKPQEGLEVIATGKLTTYPGSSKYQIVIEAIEPAGIGALMALMEERKRKLGAEGLFDEARKQLLPWLPEVIGVVTSPTGAVIRDILHRLQDRFPRRVLVWPVKVQGEGSAEQVAAAIRGFNALPEGGKIPRPDLLIVARGGGSLEDLWSFNEEIVVRAAADSMIPLISAVGHETDITLIDFAADKRAPTPTAAAEMAVPVRSELFVEVTALARRTMICWQRSQEGRRNELRAAARALPGAAELLAIPRQRLDSATGALPRGLKANTHAHHRRFSQASAGLTLKVLRGQVAQATQRLTVSGERIRLSTRALLRHRRDRFAGLEVRLKASKLANAQAQRNAIARDRERAQRLAERARRALLTAMQRLDARVAHSGQLLSALSYRGVLARGFALVRDAHGHALHAAASVGPNAHLTIEFADGRVGATADSDRPPATSAPDSAPKPAPREAKTMAAKRVVKPIDQGSLF
- the purD gene encoding phosphoribosylamine--glycine ligase; protein product: MNILLLGSGGREHALAWKIAASPLLTKLWCAPGNAGISREAECVALDVADHAAVIEFCKANAVDLVVVGPETPLAAGIVDDLSAVGIKAFGPSKQAAQLEGSKGFTKDLCSEFDIPTGAYRRFTNANDALAYVRAQGAPIVVKADGLAAGKGVVVAMTLREAEDAIAMMFEGGFGAAGAEVVIEEFLSGREISFFALCDGETAIPLATAQDHKRVFDHDEGPNTGGMGAYSPTPFVTPEVHDQIMSRIILPTVVGMKQRGMPFRGILYAGVMLTAQGPKLFEYNVRFGDPECQVLMLRMMSDIVPAFLASCDGQLKNFDLRWFPDPALTVVMAAKGYPGDYAKGTRIEGLDDAAKIEGVEIFHAGTVAKDGAILANGGRVLNVCAMGKTVLEAQQRAYAAVDRIKWPDGFCRRDIAWQAVELERGG
- a CDS encoding acyl-CoA dehydrogenase family protein, encoding MSIDFEIPAEAKAIREKVRTWVHDHCIPAEKELDTKPLAEVLGPLRAKARAQGLWCPFVPKQYGGMGLGPLANALVQMELGESMLGALSMNTQGPDDASMMTILEHGTDYQKEKFLKPLLNGEKRICFSMTEKAAGADATGMQTTAVKDGNENYVLNGEKWFSSSASVADMALVMAKTDPNAPRHQQYSTFIVELPNPGYKIKRNVANMAIEGPHDDVLHGGHSEIEIKDLKVSADNLLGGEGNGFNMGQHRLAYGRLRHGMHNVAKAQRALDMAVAHITKRSTFGVLLADRQGVQFMLADCAEQLYIGRLMLLHIAYKAEKGMDIRQENSIAKIFHAHMVHKVIDTAIQLHGALGFSQDTPLAKWYTQVRAQRLVDGPDEVHRWKIGKNVIKAFREHGTTASAVGGDLL